From Electrophorus electricus isolate fEleEle1 chromosome 8, fEleEle1.pri, whole genome shotgun sequence, the proteins below share one genomic window:
- the si:dkey-114l24.2 gene encoding uncharacterized protein si:dkey-114l24.2 isoform X1 — protein MPAILCVFLCVWVRTWAAPSSPASVGEVNVLMYGVLQFSESLHHVHQSTGDRLSHATRAISRTESLLQRLGHDTEQASRAERHIKEGLSLIQAQLATLETQAQQTRGLVNRVVQEEAEFKDKLANLEARLNSSTPSRIRDLKEATQRHSILLGELKSWTEAQRRWLREQNQQLVELQEQSLVSQQGHPSLPTPRPRSW, from the exons ATGCCAGCCATCCTGTgcgtgttcctgtgtgtgtgggtgcggaCGTGGGCGGCACCCTCCTCACCTGCATCAGTCGGCGAGGTGAACGTGCTGATGTATGGGGTCCTGCAGTTTAGTGAGTCACTGCACCACGTGCACCAGAGCACCGGCGACAGGCTGTCTCACGCGACTCGCGCCATCAGCCGCACCGAGAGCCTGCTGCAGCGTCTGGGACATGACACAGAGCAAGCGTCCCGTGCTGAACGCCACATCAAGGAGGGCCTCAGCCTTATCCAG GCCCAGCTGGCAACGCTGGAGACGCAGGCTCAGCAAACCAGAGGATTGGTCAACAGGGTGGTGCAGGAAGAGGCGGAGTTTAAGGACAAACTGGCCAATCTGGAGGCGAGGCTGAACAGTTCCACCCCTAGCAGGATCAGAGATCTAAAG GAAGCGACGCAGAGGCACAGCATCCTCCTCGGAGAACTGAAAAGCTGGACAGAGGCACAGAGGCGATGGCTGCGGGAGCAGAACCAGCAGCTGGTGGAGCTCCAGGAGCAGAGCCTGGTGAGTCAGCAGGGCCACCCTTCCCTGCCCACCCCCAGGCCCCGCAGCTGGTAG
- the si:dkey-114l24.2 gene encoding uncharacterized protein si:dkey-114l24.2 isoform X2 gives MPAILCVFLCVWVRTWAAPSSPASVGEVNVLMYGVLQFSESLHHVHQSTGDRLSHATRAISRTESLLQRLGHDTEQASRAERHIKEGLSLIQAQLATLETQAQQTRGLVNRVVQEEAEFKDKLANLEARLNSSTPSRIRDLKEATQRHSILLGELKSWTEAQRRWLREQNQQLVELQEQSLDAW, from the exons ATGCCAGCCATCCTGTgcgtgttcctgtgtgtgtgggtgcggaCGTGGGCGGCACCCTCCTCACCTGCATCAGTCGGCGAGGTGAACGTGCTGATGTATGGGGTCCTGCAGTTTAGTGAGTCACTGCACCACGTGCACCAGAGCACCGGCGACAGGCTGTCTCACGCGACTCGCGCCATCAGCCGCACCGAGAGCCTGCTGCAGCGTCTGGGACATGACACAGAGCAAGCGTCCCGTGCTGAACGCCACATCAAGGAGGGCCTCAGCCTTATCCAG GCCCAGCTGGCAACGCTGGAGACGCAGGCTCAGCAAACCAGAGGATTGGTCAACAGGGTGGTGCAGGAAGAGGCGGAGTTTAAGGACAAACTGGCCAATCTGGAGGCGAGGCTGAACAGTTCCACCCCTAGCAGGATCAGAGATCTAAAG GAAGCGACGCAGAGGCACAGCATCCTCCTCGGAGAACTGAAAAGCTGGACAGAGGCACAGAGGCGATGGCTGCGGGAGCAGAACCAGCAGCTGGTGGAGCTCCAGGAGCAGAGCCTG GACGCGTGGTAA